A single genomic interval of Zobellia nedashkovskayae harbors:
- a CDS encoding NAD(P)/FAD-dependent oxidoreductase encodes MEKQDFKIHIIGAGVSGLIAATVLEQNGFFPIVIEATDRVGGRVKTDIIDGYQLDYGFQVLLTAYPAAQKYLDFESLDLQKFLPGAAIFKNGEQMAIGDPLRDLSLLFPTLLAGIGTLSDKIKILKLNSKLKTKTLSDIFSDKEQSSFSYLKQLGFSSEMIEDFFSPFFSGIFLENKLETSSRMFEFVYKMFGEGYAALPKSGIEAIPKQLSKNLKNTTFKFNTKVTSVKDAEIILEDSTKLESHYTIVATDASSLISNLKNQSTEWKSCDTLYFETENKVIKKSLIGLIPEAGTLINNIFYHTNLDTKTTGDKELLSVTVVDNQNLTGEDFIERVKRELKEHCGIDLCRFIKQYSIPMALPKLVNLQYDMLPSETRLTTNIFLAGDTQLNGSLNAAMISGERAALSILEIVSNSISSKK; translated from the coding sequence ATGGAAAAGCAGGACTTTAAAATTCACATCATAGGTGCGGGAGTAAGTGGTTTAATCGCAGCTACCGTTCTGGAGCAAAACGGCTTTTTTCCTATCGTTATTGAAGCTACAGATCGTGTTGGCGGAAGGGTGAAAACAGATATTATAGATGGGTATCAATTAGATTATGGTTTTCAAGTGTTACTTACGGCATATCCTGCTGCTCAAAAATATCTTGATTTTGAGTCTTTAGATTTACAAAAGTTCTTGCCAGGCGCCGCTATTTTTAAAAATGGCGAACAAATGGCTATAGGCGACCCGCTAAGAGATTTGTCATTATTATTTCCCACTTTATTAGCCGGAATAGGAACTCTTTCTGATAAAATCAAAATACTTAAACTGAATAGTAAATTAAAGACAAAAACGTTGTCAGATATTTTTTCTGATAAAGAGCAATCTAGTTTCTCTTATTTGAAACAATTAGGTTTTTCTTCTGAAATGATCGAAGATTTCTTCTCACCGTTCTTTAGTGGTATTTTTCTTGAAAATAAGTTAGAGACATCCAGTAGAATGTTTGAGTTCGTGTACAAAATGTTTGGAGAAGGATATGCTGCTTTGCCAAAATCTGGAATTGAAGCAATTCCAAAACAACTGTCGAAAAATCTAAAAAACACCACCTTCAAATTCAATACAAAAGTAACATCCGTAAAAGATGCGGAAATAATATTAGAGGATAGCACAAAATTAGAAAGTCATTATACTATAGTAGCCACGGATGCGAGTAGTTTGATTTCTAATTTAAAAAATCAATCAACTGAGTGGAAATCATGTGATACCTTATATTTTGAAACAGAAAATAAAGTTATTAAAAAATCACTCATTGGTCTTATTCCTGAAGCAGGAACGCTAATCAATAATATTTTTTACCACACAAATTTGGATACCAAGACAACAGGTGATAAAGAACTACTATCGGTAACAGTAGTGGATAATCAAAATTTGACAGGAGAAGATTTTATTGAGCGGGTGAAAAGGGAGTTGAAAGAACATTGTGGAATTGATTTGTGCAGGTTTATAAAACAGTACAGTATACCAATGGCACTTCCTAAATTAGTCAATTTACAATATGACATGTTGCCATCTGAAACACGATTAACAACAAATATATTTTTAGCTGGAGATACGCAGTTAAATGGTTCGTTAAATGCAGCTATGATTTCCGGAGAAAGAGCCGCGCTCTCTATTCTAGAAATAGTCTCTAATTCCATTTCTTCAAAAAAGTAG
- a CDS encoding 6-pyruvoyl trahydropterin synthase family protein → MNKTAITRCEHFNAAHRLHNTNWSDEKNLEIFGKCNNSNYHGHNYDLEVKVIGFCDPNTGYVIDTKILSALIKNKVLDRFDHKNLNLDTKEFESLNPTAENIAMVIYDILKAELDEGLELLIKLYETPRNFVEYPYS, encoded by the coding sequence ATGAATAAAACAGCCATTACACGTTGTGAACATTTTAATGCAGCTCATAGATTGCATAACACAAACTGGAGCGATGAAAAAAACCTCGAGATTTTTGGTAAGTGTAACAATTCCAACTATCACGGACACAATTATGACCTAGAGGTTAAGGTTATTGGTTTTTGCGACCCCAATACGGGTTATGTCATTGATACAAAAATTCTTTCTGCCCTTATTAAAAATAAAGTATTGGACAGATTTGACCATAAAAACCTAAACTTAGATACTAAGGAATTTGAAAGTTTAAATCCTACCGCGGAAAATATAGCAATGGTAATTTATGACATTCTTAAGGCGGAGTTAGATGAAGGTCTAGAATTACTAATAAAGTTATATGAAACGCCAAGAAACTTTGTGGAATACCCTTATTCGTAA
- a CDS encoding CDP-alcohol phosphatidyltransferase family protein, which translates to MSKLPKEHKFIDLSDYGRPIARLLANSLKETSYTPIDVTIWFIISGLIAVVCILFGYYWAAAFFLILKSILDAADGELARVKKTPSYTGRYLDSVADIVLNVFIFAALWYTTEANLLHSFFAFLGIQLQGTLYNYYYVILRNSVNGDTTSRVFEYDSPTALKGEKQKNVNILFGFYKALYGVFDKIIYTLDSNASSGKRLPSLLMTALSTFGLGFQLLTISLLLVTGFKEYIVPFFLWYSLMIIVFISIRKLL; encoded by the coding sequence ATGTCCAAGTTACCAAAAGAGCATAAATTCATAGACCTTTCTGATTACGGAAGGCCTATAGCAAGACTTCTAGCTAATTCGCTTAAGGAAACTTCATATACGCCAATTGATGTAACGATATGGTTTATAATTTCCGGTTTAATAGCTGTTGTTTGTATTCTATTTGGTTATTACTGGGCCGCAGCTTTTTTTTTGATACTCAAATCAATATTGGATGCTGCCGATGGGGAATTGGCAAGAGTAAAAAAAACACCGTCATATACAGGTCGTTATCTTGATTCTGTTGCAGATATAGTTTTAAACGTATTTATTTTTGCAGCACTTTGGTATACAACAGAAGCTAATTTATTACATAGCTTTTTTGCATTCTTAGGGATTCAATTACAAGGTACTTTATATAATTACTATTATGTTATTTTAAGAAATAGTGTAAATGGTGATACAACAAGTAGAGTTTTTGAATATGATTCTCCAACCGCTTTAAAGGGAGAGAAGCAAAAGAATGTAAATATTCTCTTTGGATTTTATAAAGCGCTTTATGGCGTTTTTGATAAAATTATTTACACCCTAGATTCAAATGCTTCAAGTGGTAAACGACTACCCAGTTTACTAATGACAGCTTTGTCAACTTTTGGGCTTGGTTTTCAGCTTCTAACCATAAGTTTACTTTTGGTAACAGGGTTTAAAGAATATATTGTACCGTTTTTCCTGTGGTACTCCCTAATGATTATTGTCTTTATTAGTATTAGAAAGTTGCTGTAA